CTACAGTTAACGTATGGCTGGAGGGCTAGTTGGCTTGCTATGGGAAGAATGGGGGATCCAAGTCCTGGTCCTGCTGAGCTTTATGTTGCAAGTTTTCCTCCTCACCTTCGCTGGGATACGTCGGCGCAAAGCTTCCGCGGTGTTGAGGCTCGTTCTTTGGCTAGCGTATCTGCTGGCTGATTCCACCGCGATATACGCCCTTGGCTGCATATCTGTCACCAGCAGATCCCTTGAGCACAGGTTGGTTGTGTTCTGGGCGCCGTTCCTGGTGTTGCACCTGGGCGGTCAGGACACAATCACCGCCTACGCCCTTGAGGACAACCGACTATGGCTGCGCCACTTGCTTACTCTGGTAGTGCAGGTCCTGTGGACTGCTTATATTGTATACAAGGCCATGGCTGGTGCAGATACTTTTCTCCTTCTGGCCACCATGTTCATGTTCATCGTTGGTGTGGTCAAGTATGGCGAAAGAACATGGGCACTCAGGTGTTCTAATATGGCCAACATCCGAAGCTCACTCAAGAGGACCGGTGTCAAAAACCATTTGTGTGGTCAACTTCAAGGTATCAAAGGGGATCTGGATCAAGAAAACCTTTTGTTGCTTGCTCACTCTGTCTTCGACATTTCCAAGGCATATATGGTTGATTCTTCAGTTGAGGTGGCTCCAAGTCCAAGCGATGATGATTCGACAGGGCTTGTATCCTTTGGATGGAAGGAGATCTGCACATTGGTCGAGCTGGAGCTCTCCCTCCTGTATGACATCCTATATACTAAGGCGGCAGTGATCCACACATGGTACGGACTTTTCATCCGTGTGACTGCACTATCTACAACCCTGGCAGCATTTTTGCTGTTTCAGTTGAGTATAAAAGATGGCTTCAGTGAAGTGGATATCACTGTCAGTTACATCTTGGTGGTCGGCGCCTTGCTACTAGAGATCGCATCAGTGCTCAGGTCAATTGGATCGACATGGACATGTGACTTGATACATTCCAGAAAGTGGCATCGCCTTCTTCATATGGCTGTTTCTCTTCGCCGGTGTGTCGGGGCGCAAAGCTACAGAAGTTGGTCTGGCACTATTTCACAATACAACCTGTTACACTTGTGCACCCGAGACACGATGGATCTCAGTAGCAAGCTGACAAAGAAGATGGGGCTACAAGACTTG
Above is a window of Triticum dicoccoides isolate Atlit2015 ecotype Zavitan chromosome 5B, WEW_v2.0, whole genome shotgun sequence DNA encoding:
- the LOC119306998 gene encoding uncharacterized protein LOC119306998, which codes for MAGGLVGLLWEEWGIQVLVLLSFMLQVFLLTFAGIRRRKASAVLRLVLWLAYLLADSTAIYALGCISVTSRSLEHRLVVFWAPFLVLHLGGQDTITAYALEDNRLWLRHLLTLVVQVLWTAYIVYKAMAGADTFLLLATMFMFIVGVVKYGERTWALRCSNMANIRSSLKRTGVKNHLCGQLQGIKGDLDQENLLLLAHSVFDISKAYMVDSSVEVAPSPSDDDSTGLVSFGWKEICTLVELELSLLYDILYTKAAVIHTWYGLFIRVTALSTTLAAFLLFQLSIKDGFSEVDITVSYILVVGALLLEIASVLRSIGSTWTCDLIHSRKWHRLLHMAVSLRRCVGAQSYRSWSGTISQYNLLHLCTRDTMDLSSKLTKKMGLQDLWKEVHYSGTLSMSSDVRELVFMQIFKIMESSEDAVKNERGGWVLRRSGLYSDLRWSIDADYHESILIWSIATDIVIVCGKQANLEESATLRKATSALSNYILFLLVALPSMLPGPLRRNLYEQTCNDLVDIWQRHGSTEPRDQVSFGCNLFHTLKKLFSKDSPNSSRHREREKLARILLSKKHNLQTSDSPGPTLLLGIQLADQLLSKESNVPNLLQVIFGVWVETLCHAANRCSRDSHARQLSNGGELTSIVWLMSGLVGCLPKRQPGL